One region of Miscanthus floridulus cultivar M001 chromosome 19, ASM1932011v1, whole genome shotgun sequence genomic DNA includes:
- the LOC136527080 gene encoding uncharacterized protein isoform X2, translating into MEHALISRRFPTDPNEYKLYEEIGEGVSATVYRALCIPVDILVAIKVLDLEKCNNDLAGNILIDSNGAVKLADFGVSACMFDTGNRQRARNTFVGTPCWMAPEVMQQLHGYDYKADIWSFGITALELAHGHAPFSKYPPMKVLLMTLQNAPPGLDYERDKRFSKSFKDLVATCLVKDPRKRPTSEKLLKHSFFKHARSAEYLARSILDGLPPLGERFRELKSKEAELLLNNKLGQESKEQLSQKEYIRGISGWNFNLEDLKNAAALIDSSNSTCYLDVRESKVKDDSQDAYNGPEHIYQERLNHVASRRREEDEIQEVEALNDALSSSFPSRPLEALKSCFDVCGADDPDPTATDSRAQPSVGTLPFQQLQKVEHCKSANCNGESLERSISVPTNLVTSGYHKHSSGSLIPEQVLSPCLSSDLERDGFHQKNPSSRNRSGPLLFRQMKDSRTHQSVAPEESSEGKIIRRRGRFQVTSDSISQKVATSACSSSRINLPIEAARSNPKSPAILPTLQFLMQQNTLQKEVLSRLMSSIEETSDDSEASTSGSYQSSGGPAREKELHSYVLQLQRSVTELAEEVQRLKLQNNQLEQQISVLSRRDERSQTQYNRQ; encoded by the exons ATGGAGCATGCACTGATCAGTAGAAGGTTTCCAACTGATCCCAATGAGTATAAGTTATATGAGGAAATTGGAGAAGGCGTTAGTGCCACAGTATACCGAGCTCTTTGTATCCCAGTTGACATTTTGGTTGCCATCAAAGTGCTTGACCTTGAGAAATGTAACAATGACCTG GCTGGAAACATCTTAATAGATTCAAATGGAGCTGTTAAGCTAGCAGACTTTGGAGTGTCAGCATGCATGTTCGATACTGGAAATAGGCAAAGGGCAAGAAATACATTTGTAGGGACGCCTTGCTG GATGGCTCCTGAAGTCATGCAACAACTGCATGGTTATGATTACAA AGCTGACATTTGGTCCTTTGGAATAACGGCATTAGAACTAGCACATGGTCATGCTCCATTTTCAAAGTACCCTCCAATGAAG GTGTTGCTTATGACCTTGCAAAATGCACCACCAGGTCTAGATTATGAGAGGGACAAGCGGTTTTCAAAG TCTTTCAAGGATTTGGTTGCTACATGCTTAGTCAAGGATCCACGCAAGCGTCCTACTTCTGAAAAGCTTCTGAAGCATTCTTTCTTTAAGCATGCTCGCTCAGCTGAATATCTAGCACGGAGTATTCTTGATGGCCTCCCTCCGTTGGGTGAACGCTTTAGGGAACTAAAG AGCAAAGAGGCTGAGTTGCTTCTCAATAACAAGCTTGGTCAAGAGAGCAAGGAGCAGCTATCACAG AAAGAGTACATAAGAGGCATCAGTGGCTGGAACTTCAATCTAGAGGACTTGAAAAATGCAGCTGCCCTT ATAGACAGTTCAAATAGCACTTGTTATTTAGATGTCAGGgagagcaaagttaaggatgactCACAAGATGCTTACAATGGCCCAGAACATATTTACCAGGAAAGGCTCAACCATGTTGCTTCTAGAAGGCGTGAAGAG GATGAGATACAAGAAGTCGAAGCTTTGAATGATGCTCTCTCCTCTTCGTTTCCAAGCCGCCCCCTTGAGGCACTAAA ATCTTGCTTTGATGTTTGTGGTGCTGATGATCCGGACCCTACTGCTACTGATTCAAGAGCACAACCAAGTGTCGGAACTTTACCTTTCCAGCAGTTGCAAAAAGTTGAGCACTGTAAAAGTGCCAACTGCAATGGTGAAAGCTTGGAAAGAAGCATTTCTGTACCTACGAATCTGGTCACTAGTGGATACCACAAGCATTCAAGTGGTTCTCTTATACCTGAGCAAGTTCTTTCTCCCTGCTTGAGCAGTGATTTGGAAAG GGATGGATTTCATCAGAAAAATCCAAGCAGCAGGAACCGTAGTGGCCCTTTATTGTTCCGCCAAATGAAGGATTCACGCACACATCAATCTG TTGCGCCAGAGGAGTCATCAGAAGGAAAAATTATCCGTCGAAGGGGGCGCTTCCAGGTTACATCAGATAGTATTTCTCAAAAG GTAGCTACATcagcctgcagcagcagcaggataAATCTACCAATTGAAGCAGCACGTTCAAATCCCAAGTCACCTGCAATTCTTCCAACTTTGCAATTCTTGATGCAGCAAAATACTTTGCAAAAG GAAGTACTCAGTAGGCTGATGTCTTCAATTGAGGAAACATCTG ATGATTCTGAAGCAAGCACAAGCGGTTCATATCAG TCTTCTGGAGGACCTGCCAGAGAAAAGGAATTGCATTCGTATGTTCTCCAATTGCAGCGAAG TGTCACTGAACTTGCTGaggaagtgcaaagattaaagctCCAAAACAATCAG CTTGAGCAGCAGATCAGTGTATTGTCAAGAAGAGATGAAAGGTCGCAAACACAGTATAACCGACAATGA
- the LOC136527080 gene encoding serine/threonine-protein kinase BLUS1-like isoform X1: MEHALISRRFPTDPNEYKLYEEIGEGVSATVYRALCIPVDILVAIKVLDLEKCNNDLDGIRREVQTMSLIDHPNLLRAYCSFTNGHQLWVVMPYMAAGSALHIMKTSFPEGFDEPVIATLLREVLKALVYLHSQGHIHRDVKAGNILIDSNGAVKLADFGVSACMFDTGNRQRARNTFVGTPCWMAPEVMQQLHGYDYKADIWSFGITALELAHGHAPFSKYPPMKVLLMTLQNAPPGLDYERDKRFSKSFKDLVATCLVKDPRKRPTSEKLLKHSFFKHARSAEYLARSILDGLPPLGERFRELKSKEAELLLNNKLGQESKEQLSQKEYIRGISGWNFNLEDLKNAAALIDSSNSTCYLDVRESKVKDDSQDAYNGPEHIYQERLNHVASRRREEDEIQEVEALNDALSSSFPSRPLEALKSCFDVCGADDPDPTATDSRAQPSVGTLPFQQLQKVEHCKSANCNGESLERSISVPTNLVTSGYHKHSSGSLIPEQVLSPCLSSDLERDGFHQKNPSSRNRSGPLLFRQMKDSRTHQSVAPEESSEGKIIRRRGRFQVTSDSISQKVATSACSSSRINLPIEAARSNPKSPAILPTLQFLMQQNTLQKEVLSRLMSSIEETSDDSEASTSGSYQSSGGPAREKELHSYVLQLQRSVTELAEEVQRLKLQNNQLEQQISVLSRRDERSQTQYNRQ; this comes from the exons ATGGAGCATGCACTGATCAGTAGAAGGTTTCCAACTGATCCCAATGAGTATAAGTTATATGAGGAAATTGGAGAAGGCGTTAGTGCCACAGTATACCGAGCTCTTTGTATCCCAGTTGACATTTTGGTTGCCATCAAAGTGCTTGACCTTGAGAAATGTAACAATGACCTG GATGGGATAAGACGGGAAGTTCAAACTATGAGTTTGATTGATCACCCAAATCTTCTTCGCGCATATTGCTCATTTACAAATGGGCACCAGCTTTGGGTTGTCATGCCTTACATGGCTGCTGGATCCGCTCTCCACATTATGAAAACTTCGTTTCCAGAAGGGTTTGATGAGCCAGTCATTGCTACTCTTTTGCGGGAAGTTCTGAAAGCTCTTGTCTACCTACATTCTCAAGGACATATTCACAGAGATGTCAAG GCTGGAAACATCTTAATAGATTCAAATGGAGCTGTTAAGCTAGCAGACTTTGGAGTGTCAGCATGCATGTTCGATACTGGAAATAGGCAAAGGGCAAGAAATACATTTGTAGGGACGCCTTGCTG GATGGCTCCTGAAGTCATGCAACAACTGCATGGTTATGATTACAA AGCTGACATTTGGTCCTTTGGAATAACGGCATTAGAACTAGCACATGGTCATGCTCCATTTTCAAAGTACCCTCCAATGAAG GTGTTGCTTATGACCTTGCAAAATGCACCACCAGGTCTAGATTATGAGAGGGACAAGCGGTTTTCAAAG TCTTTCAAGGATTTGGTTGCTACATGCTTAGTCAAGGATCCACGCAAGCGTCCTACTTCTGAAAAGCTTCTGAAGCATTCTTTCTTTAAGCATGCTCGCTCAGCTGAATATCTAGCACGGAGTATTCTTGATGGCCTCCCTCCGTTGGGTGAACGCTTTAGGGAACTAAAG AGCAAAGAGGCTGAGTTGCTTCTCAATAACAAGCTTGGTCAAGAGAGCAAGGAGCAGCTATCACAG AAAGAGTACATAAGAGGCATCAGTGGCTGGAACTTCAATCTAGAGGACTTGAAAAATGCAGCTGCCCTT ATAGACAGTTCAAATAGCACTTGTTATTTAGATGTCAGGgagagcaaagttaaggatgactCACAAGATGCTTACAATGGCCCAGAACATATTTACCAGGAAAGGCTCAACCATGTTGCTTCTAGAAGGCGTGAAGAG GATGAGATACAAGAAGTCGAAGCTTTGAATGATGCTCTCTCCTCTTCGTTTCCAAGCCGCCCCCTTGAGGCACTAAA ATCTTGCTTTGATGTTTGTGGTGCTGATGATCCGGACCCTACTGCTACTGATTCAAGAGCACAACCAAGTGTCGGAACTTTACCTTTCCAGCAGTTGCAAAAAGTTGAGCACTGTAAAAGTGCCAACTGCAATGGTGAAAGCTTGGAAAGAAGCATTTCTGTACCTACGAATCTGGTCACTAGTGGATACCACAAGCATTCAAGTGGTTCTCTTATACCTGAGCAAGTTCTTTCTCCCTGCTTGAGCAGTGATTTGGAAAG GGATGGATTTCATCAGAAAAATCCAAGCAGCAGGAACCGTAGTGGCCCTTTATTGTTCCGCCAAATGAAGGATTCACGCACACATCAATCTG TTGCGCCAGAGGAGTCATCAGAAGGAAAAATTATCCGTCGAAGGGGGCGCTTCCAGGTTACATCAGATAGTATTTCTCAAAAG GTAGCTACATcagcctgcagcagcagcaggataAATCTACCAATTGAAGCAGCACGTTCAAATCCCAAGTCACCTGCAATTCTTCCAACTTTGCAATTCTTGATGCAGCAAAATACTTTGCAAAAG GAAGTACTCAGTAGGCTGATGTCTTCAATTGAGGAAACATCTG ATGATTCTGAAGCAAGCACAAGCGGTTCATATCAG TCTTCTGGAGGACCTGCCAGAGAAAAGGAATTGCATTCGTATGTTCTCCAATTGCAGCGAAG TGTCACTGAACTTGCTGaggaagtgcaaagattaaagctCCAAAACAATCAG CTTGAGCAGCAGATCAGTGTATTGTCAAGAAGAGATGAAAGGTCGCAAACACAGTATAACCGACAATGA